The following coding sequences lie in one Streptomyces venezuelae genomic window:
- a CDS encoding peptidoglycan-binding protein: MATPLSPDALVRALRGEGVRMREHGNWRTHNRNHKGSWGPVHGVMLHHTAGRDSLALCRRGMPDLPGPLCIGLIGKDGTLHLVGYGRTNHAGSGSTAVLDAVQRSKTLPSRPGPDAVDGNARFYGFEIENLGNGRDPFPAAQLDTVERLSAALCRAHGWSGASVIGHKEWTRRKIDPAFSMPVMRGRVAKRLGSDAPGGEGGEGTAYEPFPGAAFFAIGRHSALFTAVGRRLVKEGCGRYEVGPGPVWTEADRASYAVWQHRLGYRGADADGVPGRASWDRLRVPRS; encoded by the coding sequence ATGGCCACGCCTCTGTCCCCCGACGCCCTCGTCCGCGCCCTGCGCGGCGAGGGCGTCCGCATGAGAGAACACGGCAACTGGAGGACGCACAACCGTAACCACAAGGGCTCCTGGGGCCCCGTGCACGGCGTCATGCTGCACCACACGGCAGGGCGCGACAGCCTCGCCCTCTGCCGCCGCGGCATGCCGGATCTGCCGGGGCCGCTCTGCATCGGGCTCATCGGCAAGGACGGCACGCTCCATCTGGTCGGGTACGGCCGCACCAACCACGCGGGCAGCGGTTCGACCGCGGTGCTCGACGCGGTGCAGAGGTCGAAGACGCTGCCGTCCCGGCCGGGGCCCGACGCCGTGGACGGCAACGCCCGTTTCTACGGCTTCGAGATCGAGAACCTCGGCAACGGGCGTGATCCGTTCCCCGCGGCCCAGCTCGACACGGTCGAACGCCTCTCCGCCGCGCTGTGCCGGGCGCACGGCTGGTCGGGCGCGAGCGTCATCGGCCACAAGGAGTGGACCCGGCGCAAGATCGACCCGGCCTTCTCGATGCCGGTGATGCGGGGGCGGGTCGCCAAGCGGCTCGGCTCCGACGCGCCGGGCGGCGAAGGCGGCGAAGGCACCGCGTACGAACCGTTTCCCGGGGCCGCCTTCTTCGCGATCGGCCGCCACAGCGCGCTGTTCACCGCGGTCGGGCGACGCCTCGTCAAGGAAGGCTGCGGGCGGTACGAGGTCGGACCCGGGCCCGTCTGGACCGAGGCCGACCGCGCCTCGTACGCCGTCTGGCAGCACCGGCTCGGCTACCGGGGCGCCGACGCGGACGGGGTGCCGGGCCGGGCCAGCTGGGACCGGCTGCGGG